The sequence below is a genomic window from Fluoribacter dumoffii NY 23.
TCTTTTTAAGTTCAGTACGTAATTTGATATCCTGAATCAAAAATTCAGCATATTTTTTACCAGCGAACCATTTAGAATTCCAGTCTTTAATAATACCAAGGCGTATGCCTATAGGGTTAACTTTTTGTCCCATTGCTATTCCTCGTCAGACACTTTAATCGTGATATGGCAGGTACGTTTACAAATTCTATTTGCACGCCCTTTAGCTCTGGGACTAATGCGTTTTAAAGTCATAGCTTCATCAACACAGACCATACCTACTTTTAAATCATCAATATCTGCTCCATTATTATTTTCAGCATTAGCAATAGCTGATTCTAATAATTTAAGCATTAATTGAGCACCTTTTTTTGGTGTAAACTTGAGGACATCAAGTGCACCAGATACATTCATATTTCGTATCATATCTGCTACCAATCTGCCCTTTTGAGCGGATAAGGGAGCACCTTTCAACTTTGCTGTAACTTCCATCATATCCTCTTATTTGCCTTTAGCCTTTCTGTCACCAGAATGACCTTTAAAAGTTCGAGTCATGGCAAACTCACCTAATTTATGACCGACCATATTATCTGTAATGTAAACAGGGATATGATCTTTGCCGTTATGAACAGCAATTGTTAAGTCAATCATTTCAGGAACGATTGTTGATCGTCTTGACCAGGTTTTAATTGGTTTTTTAGATTTTGATTCAATTGCAGCTTCCACTTTAGCAATCAAATGATGGTCAACAAAAGGACCTTTTCTAATAGAACGAGCCACTTGATATCCTCACAATAATTATTTCTTTTTACGTCTTCTGACAATAAAATCATCAGTACGCTTATTACTTCTAGTTTTGTAACCTTTAGTAGGTACGCCCCATGGCGACACTGGATGACGTCCACCAGAAGTACGACCTTCACCACCACCATGTGGATGGTCAACTGGGTTCATTGCTACCCCGCGTACTGTTGGTCGAATACCTCTCCAACGTTTTGCTCCTGCTTTACCTAATGCACGTAAACTATGCTCACTATTGCTTACTTCACCAATTACTGCTCTGCAAAGAACATGAATTTTACGCATTTCGCCAGAACGCAGTCTTAATGTTGCATAAATACCTTCTTTTGCAACAATCTGGCCGCTTGCTCCAGCACTTCTCAAGACTTGAGCGCCTTTCCCTGGTTTCATTTCAACGCAATGAATTGTGGTTCCAACAGGGATATTTTTTAGTGGAAGACAGTTACCTATACTGATAGGTGAGTCAGCACCACTAACCACAGTATCACCAACATTTAAGTTATTTGGTGCAATAATATATCTTCTTTCACCATCTTTATAAACAATCAGTGCAATAAGTGCAGTACGGTTTGGATCGTATTCGATACGTTCAACACGAGCCTCGATTCCGTCTTTATTACGTTTAAAATCGATGAGTCGATATTGATTACGTTGACCACCACCGATATGTCTTACAGTGATCCTACCTTGGTTATTTCGTCCACCGGTCTTCTTCAGTTTTTCAACTAAAGCAGCATGTGGTTTTCCTTTATGAATATGGTGGTGCACCACGCGTAATTCGCCCCGTTTTCCTGGCGATGTAGGTTTAGATTTTAATAGTGCCATCTTAATCTGCCTTATTCGGTAGCTGTAAAGTCAATATCTTGATCAGCATGAAGAGTTACAAATGCTTTTTTCCAATCACTACGCTTTCCACTCATTTGTTTAAAACGTTTTGTTTTTCCCTTCACATTGACAACAGATACATTTTTAACTTTAACGTTAAATATACTTTCAACCGCCATTTTAATTTCAGTTTTAGTTGCAGTTTTCAATACTTTGAATGTGAACTGTTTCAGCTTATCTGCTATGACAGTAGATTTTTCAGAAGTATGTGGTTCACGGAGAACCATCAACAATCTTTCAGCGTTCATTGTAACTGTTCCTCAATTTTTTTAATTGCAGCTTCTGTAACAACAACCTTCTCAAATTTGAGTAAAGAAACAGGATCTATAGTTGTAACGTCGCAGATGTCATAATCAATTAAGTTTCTTGAACCAAAGTATTCATTTTCACCAACTTCGCTCATTACAATTAGAGCATTTTTAATGTTCAATTGGTTCATTTTATTAACGAAGTCTTTGGTTTTTTTGCTTTCGCATTGGAAATCACTAACAACTACGAGGTTACCAGTGCGGCAAAGTTCGGAGATTATACTACGTAATGCACGTTTGTACATTTTTTTATTAATCTTTTGTGAATAATCTCTTTTTTTAGAAGCAAATGTAACACCACCGCTTCTCCATAGTGGACTTCGTATGGTTCCAGCACGAGCACGACCGGTACCTTTTTGGTTCCAAGGCTTTTTTCCACCGCCACTTACTTCAGAACGTGTTTTTTGTGCACTGTTACCGCTGCGCGCATTATTCATATAAGTTACTACAGCTTGATGAATTAAGCCTTCATTATAACCATATGCAAATACTTCTTGATTCAGTGTTAATTTTGCATTTGTATCTATAGTAGTAATTTCCATCACTCACCTCGTACTTGCTTTTTAACTGCAGGCTTAATTTCAACACGTGAGCCGGGAGCACCAGGTATAGCACCTTTGATAAGAAGTAAATTTCTTTCTGCATCTACACGCACCAGTTCAAGGCTTTGAACAGTACAACGTACATTACCCATGTGACCAGCCATTTTCTTACCTTTGAACACGCGTCCTGGAGTTTGGTTTTGTCCAATTGAACCAGGTACACGGTGCGATCTGGAGTTACCATGAGTCGCATCTTGTGTTCTAAAATTGTATCGTTTTACTGTACCAGCAAAACCTTTACCTTTAGTAGTTCCAGCAACATCAACAAATTGACCAGCAGTAAATACATCAGCTACTGATATAACTTGTCCTGCTTTGAATGCATCTTCAGAGTCCACTAAAAACTCAACCAGCATATCGCCTGCTTCAATCTCAGCTTTAGCAAAGTGGCCAGTTAAAGCCTTATTAACTTTGCTCGCTTTTTTAACACCGCCTGTTAATTGAACAGCAGAGTAGCCATCAGTTTCTTTAGTTTTCACTTGCGAAACTCTATTAGGGTGAACTTCAACAACAGAAACAGGAACTGAAACTCCGTCTGCCATGAAGACCCGCGTCATACCGATTTTACGGCCTAATAAACCGATCATCATTCTAACACCTCTTTAATATCCTTCACCCTAATATTAGTCATCAAGGCTTATCTGAACGTCAACCCCAGCAGCCAGATCCAGCTTCATCAGTGCATCAACTGTTTTTTCAGTTGGATGTACAATAACGACCAGGCGTTTGTGAGTACGTAATTCATATTGATCTCGAGCATCTTTATTAACATGCGGTGAAGTCAATACAGTAAATTTTTCCTTACGGACGGGCAAGGGTATTGGCCCACGAACTTGTGCGCCAGTACGTTTTGCTGTCTCTACAATTTCACGAGTTGATAAGTCAATCAACCGATGATCAAAGGATTTTAATCTTATTTTAATGTTTTGATTGCTACTCATTGTAATTACTCGATAATTTTAGCGACAACACCGGCCCCAACTGTACGGCCACCTTCCCGAATTGCGAAACGTAAACCTTCGTCCATCGCAATAGGAGCATGCAGATGANNNNNNNNNNNNNNNNNNNNNNNNNNNNNNNNNNNNNNNNNNNNNNNNNNNNNNNNNNNNNNNNNNNNNNNNNNNNNNNNNNNNNNNNNNNNNNNNNNNNNNNNNNNNNNNNNNNNNNNNNNNNNNNNNNNNNNNNNNNNNNNNNNNNNNNNNNNNNNNNNNNNNNNNNNNNNNNNNNNNNNNNNNNNNNNNNNNNNNNNNNNNNNNNNNNNNNNNNNNNNNNNNNNNNNNNNNNNNNNNNNNNNNNNNNNNNNNNNNNNNNNNNNNNNNNNNNNNNNNNNNNNNNNNNNNNNNNNNNNNNNNNNNNNNNNNNNNNNNNNNNNNNNNNNNNNNNNNNNNNNNNNNNNNNNNNNNNNNNNNNNNNNNNNNNNNNNNNNNNNNNNNNNNNNNNNNNNNNNNNNNNNNNNNNNNNNNNNNNNNNNNNNNNNNNNNNNNNNNNNNNNNNNNNNNNNNNNNNNNNNNNNNNNNNNNNNNNNNNNNNNNNNNNNNNNNNNNNNNNNNNNNNNNNNNNNNNNNNNNNNNNNNNNNNNNNNNNNNNNNNNNNNNNNNNNNNNNNNNNNNNNNNNNNNNNNNNNNNNNNNNNNNNNNNNNNNNNNNNNNNNNNNNNNNNNNNNNNNNNNNNNNNNNNNNNNNNNNNNNNNNNNNNNNNNNNNNNNNNNNNNNNNNNNNNNNNNNNNNNNNNNNNNNNNNNNNNNNNNNNNNNNNNNNNNNNNNNNNNNNNNNNNNNNNNNNNNNNNNNNNNNNNNNNNNNNNNNNNNNNNNNNNNNNNNNNNNNNNNNNNNNNNNNNNNNNNNNNNNNNNNNNNNNNNNNNNNNNNNNNNNNNNNNNNNNNNNNNNNNNNNNNNNNNNNNNNNNNNNNNNNNNNNNNNNNNNNNNNNNNNNNNNNNNNNNNNNNNNNNNNNNNNNNNNNNNACATTAACGTGTGGCTTTTTACGTTCAAATTTTTCCTTCGCCATTTCAATAACCTCGTTAACTTTTATTGTTTCTTAATAATTGCTTCAGCAATGTTGGTTGGTGCTTCCGCGTACTTAGAAAATTCCATAGTATATGTTGCTCTTCCTTGAGTCGCAGAACGTAAATCGGTCGAATAACCAAACATCTCTGCCAATGGAACTTCTGCCCTTACAATTTTTCCTGCTGGGGAATCTTCCATCCCTTGGACCAGACCACGCCGTCTGTTAAGGTCACCCATAACATCCCCCATATAATCTTCAGGGGTGACGACTTCAACGCTCATTATAGGCTCAAGCAAAACTGGTTTAGCTTTTAATGCACCTTGCTTGAAGCATTGTGAACCAGCGATTTTAAATGCCATTTCACTAGAATCCACTTCGTGGAATGATCCATCAAACAATGTGACTTTTACATCCACAACTGGATATCCAGCAATAACACCATTTTGCATCTGCTCTTGAACCCCTTTATCAACAGCAGGGATGTATTCTTTAGGAATAACACCACCAACAATAGCATTGATAAATTCATAACCTTTACCAGGCTCTTGGGGCTCTATTTTCAACCAAACGTGACCGTATTGACCACGTCCACCTGATTGTCTTACAAATTTGCCTTCTTGCTCTACAGGTTGTTTCAGTGTTTCGCGATAGGCAACTTGAGGCTTTCCAACATTAGCTTCCACATTAAACTCACGTTTCATGCGGTCAACAATAATTTCCAGATGAAGCTCACCCATTCCTTCAATAATGGTTTGGCCAGATTCTTCATCGGTATGAACTCTAAACGATGGGTCTTCTTGAGCTAATTTACCTAAAGCAATTCCCATTTTTTCCTGGTCCGCTTTAGTTTTTGGTTCAACAGCTACTGCAATCACAGGATCTGGGAAATCCATTCTTTCCAAAATGACAATATGATCGGTGTCACAAAGTGTATCACCAGTTGTTACTGTCTTCAGACCTACTGCTGCCGCAATATCACCTGCTCTTACTTCTTTAATCTCTTCGCGTGAATTGGCATGCATTTGTAATAAACGGCCAATACGTTCTCTTTTCTCTTTTACTGAGTTGTATACGGTGTCGCCACTCTTTAAAACACCGGAATAAGCTCTAAAATAAGTTAATGTACCTACAAACGGGTCCGTCGCAATTTTAAATGCCAACGCTGAAAAAGGTGTATCGTAACTGGTTTTACGAGAAGCAGGATCACCATGTTCATCAATACCTTGAACATCAGGAATATCAATTGGTGAAGGCAAATATTCAATTACACCATCCAGAACTGCTTGAACACCTTTATTTTTAAAAGCAGATCCGCAGAAAACAGGAACGATTTGGTTGCTGATAGTCAACTGACGCAATGCCTGTTTAATTTCTGCTTCGTTAAGCTCTTCACCCTCAAGGTATTTTTCCATGAGGTCTTCAGTAGCTTCTGCAGCAGCTTCAATGAGCAGAGCACGATATTCTTCACATTGCTCTTTAAGATCTGCCGGAATGTCTTTATATTGAAAAGTCATTCCTTTATTTTCTTCATCCCAATGAATTGCTTTCATTTTAATTAGGTCAATAACCCCTTTAAACTCTTCTTCAGCACCAATGGGTAATTGAACCACAACAGGGTTTGAACCTAACCTTTGTTTAATTTGGCTGACAACACGAAGGAAATTAGCCCCCATACGATCCATTTTATTAACGAATACGATACGTGGTACTCCATATTTGTTTGCCTGACGCCAAACTGTTTCAGATTGTGGTTCTACACCTGATACCGAATCGAATACAACAACAGCACCATCTAGTACGCGCAGTGACCGCTCCACTTCGATCATAAAATCGACGTGCCCTGGGGTATCGATAATGTTGATACGATGGGGCTCAAACTGCTTGTCCATACCGGACCAATAACAAGTTGTTGCTGCTGAGGTAATAGTAATGCCGCGCTCTTGCTCCTGAACCATCCAGTCCATAGTTGCAGCACCGTCATGAACTTCACCAATCTTATGAGACATTCCAGTATAATACAGTACACGCTCAGTTGTGGTAGTCTTTCCAGCATCAACGTGGGCTGCAATGCCTATGTTTCTATAAAGTTTTAATGGAGTAGACACGGATTACCTCTCTTTTAATTCCATCTAAAATGAGCAAACGCCTGGTTCGCCTTGGCCATTTTATGCGTATCTTCACGTTTTTTCACAGCAGAACCCTTGCTTTCATAGGCATCCATCAGTTCTCCAGCTAAACGTAACATCATTCCCTTTTCACCACGACCACGAGCAGCCTGAACAATCCAGCGCATGCCTAAAGCAATACTGCGATCAGTTCTTACTTCAACAGGCACCTGATATGTTGCACCCCCAACACGGCGTGAACGAACTTCAACGCTTGGGCGAACATTATCCAAAGCCTCTTCAAAGTAGCGGAGAACTGTAGCAGAACCACTTGCAGAACCTGAATCACCTTCTTGTTCGTCAGACTTCTTCAGCTTCTTGACTCGCTCTTCTAAAACAGATAAAGCGCCGTAGGTTATTTTCTCAGCAGTAGATTTTTTACCGCTGACCATTAATACGTTAATAAATTTTGCTAACAATTCACTATGATGTTTAGGATCTGGCAAAATTTCTCTTTTAGGGACTTCTCTTCTTCTAGGCATTTCAATTTCCTACAATCAGTTATTTTTTATCTTTTGGTTTTTTTGTACCGTATTTAGAACGACCTTGTTTACGATCATTAACACCAGAGGTATCCAAACTACCTCGTACAGTGTGGTAACGCACACCAGGTAAATCCTTAACACGACCACCTCTAATTAGAACAACTGAGTGCTCCTGGAGGTTGTGGCCTTCACCACCAATATATGATGAAACTTCAAATCCATTCGTTAAACGTACACGAGCAACCTTACGCATAGCTGAGTTAGGTTTTTTAGGTGTAGTAGTGTAAACGCGTGTACATACACCGCGTCTTTGTGGACATGATTCCAGTGCTGGTACGTTACTTTTCTTCTTTACGTCCACACGAGGCTTTCTTACTAACTGATTAATAGTAGCCATTTATACTTAACTCCGATCTGTCTCTTTTGATTATTTCGAATGCATAAGGAGGCCGGATTCTATATAGCTACGGCAGATTTGTCAAGTTTAATCTGCCGTTTTCGAATCCGAACTAGTGTTCTTGATTGTCTGCGTTTAATGCTTCACTTAACGCATGTTCAACATCACTTGCAGTAACGGTATGCACTGGGTGCTCACCGGCTGCAGCCTTAGCTCTTTTTGCCTTACGGCTTTGATGATATGCATAGCCAGTTCCTGCCGGAATCAAGCGTCCAACCATCACGTTTTCTTTCAAGCCACGTAAATCATCAACTTTACCACTTACAGCAGCTTCAGTTAGAACTCTTGTTGTTTCTTGGAATGAAGCAGCTGAAATAAATGACTCGGTTGCCAAAGAAGCCTTGGTAATACCCAACAATATGGGTGTACCGCGAGCTGGCTGTTTCCCTTCAGCAATAAGTTTGTCATTTTCTTGCAATAGAGCACTTTCCTCTATTTGCTCTCCTACCAAGAATTTAGAATCCCCAGCAAAAGTAATAACTCGTTTGCGTAACATTTGTCGTACAATTACTTCGATGTGTTTGTCATTAATTTTCACACCTTGTAAACGGTATACGTCCTGTACTTCATTTACAATGTAATTTGCTAATGCGCCGACACCGAGCAAGCGTAAAATATCATGCGGATTGAGTGCACCTTCGGCGATAATTTCACCGCGCTCAACATGCTCCCCTTCGAAGACAGAAATATGTCTCCATTTAGGTATCAATTCCTCATGAGATTGATCTTCAGAAACATTAATAATCAACCTTCTCTTACCTTTTGTTTCCTTACCAAAGCTAACCATACCTGAAACTTCAGCCATAACCGCTGAATCTTTCGGCTTGCGCGCCTCAAACAAGTCAGCCACTCTTGGCAGACCCCCTGTAATATCGCGTGTTTTGGAGCGTTCTTGAGGAATACGAGCGATAACATCCCCAATACCCACATGGCTGCCATCCTCAAAATTGACGATAGCATCAACGGGTAAATAGTATTGAGCAGGAACGTTAGTACCAGCGAGGTAAATCTCTTCACCATTTTCACCAACGAGCTTTACCATAGGCCGTAAATCGCGACCTGCAGCACTTCGTTGTTTCGCATCAATTACTACGATGTTGCTTAATCCGGTTAATTCATCCGTTTGCCGATTCATGGTAATACCATCAATTAAATCAACAAATTTTAGATATCCGCTTACTTCAGAAATAACTGGGTGCGTATGTGGATCCCAGGTAGCAATTACTTGCCCAGCCTCAACAGGTGAATTATCTTGAACAGAAATCACAGCACCATATGGAAGCTTATAGCGTTCACGCTCACGTCCAAATTCATCTACAATGGTTACTTCACCAGAACGGGAGACAGCAACCAGATTTTTATTTTCATGAGTTACGGTTTTAATGTTATGTAACCGAATAACCCCTTTAGTTTTTATCTGAATATTATTGGCAGCCGTTGCTCTTGATGCAGCACCTCCGATATGGAAAGTACGCATGGTTAACTGAGTTCCGGGTTCACCAATTGACTGGGCGGCAATAATACCTACAGCTTCACCAGTATTAACTAGATGTCCTCTCGCCAAATCACGGCCATAACATTTAGCACACAAACCAAAACGGGTTTGGCAGGTAATTGGTGAACGAACCATAATTTGGTCCACACCTTGTTTCTCTAACTTCTCTACCCACTCTTCATCCAGTAATGTACCTGCGGTAACTACTGGTTCACTTTGATTTGGAATATAAACATCGGCGGCTACAACTCGTCCAAGTACACGCTCATGTAAAGGCTCAACAATAT
It includes:
- the rplD gene encoding 50S ribosomal protein L4 — its product is MEITTIDTNAKLTLNQEVFAYGYNEGLIHQAVVTYMNNARSGNSAQKTRSEVSGGGKKPWNQKGTGRARAGTIRSPLWRSGGVTFASKKRDYSQKINKKMYKRALRSIISELCRTGNLVVVSDFQCESKKTKDFVNKMNQLNIKNALIVMSEVGENEYFGSRNLIDYDICDVTTIDPVSLLKFEKVVVTEAAIKKIEEQLQ
- the rplB gene encoding 50S ribosomal protein L2; translation: MALLKSKPTSPGKRGELRVVHHHIHKGKPHAALVEKLKKTGGRNNQGRITVRHIGGGQRNQYRLIDFKRNKDGIEARVERIEYDPNRTALIALIVYKDGERRYIIAPNNLNVGDTVVSGADSPISIGNCLPLKNIPVGTTIHCVEMKPGKGAQVLRSAGASGQIVAKEGIYATLRLRSGEMRKIHVLCRAVIGEVSNSEHSLRALGKAGAKRWRGIRPTVRGVAMNPVDHPHGGGEGRTSGGRHPVSPWGVPTKGYKTRSNKRTDDFIVRRRKKK
- the rpsS gene encoding 30S ribosomal protein S19, giving the protein MARSIRKGPFVDHHLIAKVEAAIESKSKKPIKTWSRRSTIVPEMIDLTIAVHNGKDHIPVYITDNMVGHKLGEFAMTRTFKGHSGDRKAKGK
- the rpsL gene encoding 30S ribosomal protein S12, whose amino-acid sequence is MATINQLVRKPRVDVKKKSNVPALESCPQRRGVCTRVYTTTPKKPNSAMRKVARVRLTNGFEVSSYIGGEGHNLQEHSVVLIRGGRVKDLPGVRYHTVRGSLDTSGVNDRKQGRSKYGTKKPKDKK
- the rplC gene encoding 50S ribosomal protein L3 yields the protein MMIGLLGRKIGMTRVFMADGVSVPVSVVEVHPNRVSQVKTKETDGYSAVQLTGGVKKASKVNKALTGHFAKAEIEAGDMLVEFLVDSEDAFKAGQVISVADVFTAGQFVDVAGTTKGKGFAGTVKRYNFRTQDATHGNSRSHRVPGSIGQNQTPGRVFKGKKMAGHMGNVRCTVQSLELVRVDAERNLLLIKGAIPGAPGSRVEIKPAVKKQVRGE
- the rpsG gene encoding 30S ribosomal protein S7; protein product: MPRRREVPKREILPDPKHHSELLAKFINVLMVSGKKSTAEKITYGALSVLEERVKKLKKSDEQEGDSGSASGSATVLRYFEEALDNVRPSVEVRSRRVGGATYQVPVEVRTDRSIALGMRWIVQAARGRGEKGMMLRLAGELMDAYESKGSAVKKREDTHKMAKANQAFAHFRWN
- the rpsJ gene encoding 30S ribosomal protein S10, encoding MSSNQNIKIRLKSFDHRLIDLSTREIVETAKRTGAQVRGPIPLPVRKEKFTVLTSPHVNKDARDQYELRTHKRLVVIVHPTEKTVDALMKLDLAAGVDVQISLDD
- the rplW gene encoding 50S ribosomal protein L23 is translated as MNAERLLMVLREPHTSEKSTVIADKLKQFTFKVLKTATKTEIKMAVESIFNVKVKNVSVVNVKGKTKRFKQMSGKRSDWKKAFVTLHADQDIDFTATE
- the rplV gene encoding 50S ribosomal protein L22, with the translated sequence MEVTAKLKGAPLSAQKGRLVADMIRNMNVSGALDVLKFTPKKGAQLMLKLLESAIANAENNNGADIDDLKVGMVCVDEAMTLKRISPRAKGRANRICKRTCHITIKVSDEE
- the fusA gene encoding elongation factor G, yielding MSTPLKLYRNIGIAAHVDAGKTTTTERVLYYTGMSHKIGEVHDGAATMDWMVQEQERGITITSAATTCYWSGMDKQFEPHRINIIDTPGHVDFMIEVERSLRVLDGAVVVFDSVSGVEPQSETVWRQANKYGVPRIVFVNKMDRMGANFLRVVSQIKQRLGSNPVVVQLPIGAEEEFKGVIDLIKMKAIHWDEENKGMTFQYKDIPADLKEQCEEYRALLIEAAAEATEDLMEKYLEGEELNEAEIKQALRQLTISNQIVPVFCGSAFKNKGVQAVLDGVIEYLPSPIDIPDVQGIDEHGDPASRKTSYDTPFSALAFKIATDPFVGTLTYFRAYSGVLKSGDTVYNSVKEKRERIGRLLQMHANSREEIKEVRAGDIAAAVGLKTVTTGDTLCDTDHIVILERMDFPDPVIAVAVEPKTKADQEKMGIALGKLAQEDPSFRVHTDEESGQTIIEGMGELHLEIIVDRMKREFNVEANVGKPQVAYRETLKQPVEQEGKFVRQSGGRGQYGHVWLKIEPQEPGKGYEFINAIVGGVIPKEYIPAVDKGVQEQMQNGVIAGYPVVDVKVTLFDGSFHEVDSSEMAFKIAGSQCFKQGALKAKPVLLEPIMSVEVVTPEDYMGDVMGDLNRRRGLVQGMEDSPAGKIVRAEVPLAEMFGYSTDLRSATQGRATYTMEFSKYAEAPTNIAEAIIKKQ